A window from Carbonactinospora thermoautotrophica encodes these proteins:
- a CDS encoding DEAD/DEAH box helicase: MDVFEVHERLVSDYAEFTASLVAVRDARIAEHLADEWRRRTRWPDPWLSLNPRFATGGSVEELVAEGLLHPECARIFRVKRDPDDPGARPIVLHRHQREAVVAAREGDSYVLTTGTGSGKSLTYIVPIVDSVLRDPEPGRIKAIVVYPMNALANSQHHELTRFLCWGFPGGRGPVSFARYTGQESESDRDRILKERPDILLTNYVMLEYLLTRPHEREVLLAAARGLRFLVLDELHTYRGRQGADVALLVRRLRDACAAPTLQCVGTSATMATARTFAETQETVADVATRLFGVPVAPQRVIGETLVRATARQDPEPEALRTAIGDAHRTGRSYAELAADPLACWVESTFGLTTEEESGRLVRRRPTRVRDAAEELAERTGLPAERCERAIQDVLRAGSRARHPESGAPLFAFRLHQFLSKGDTIYVSLEPEEARHITSQYQVSVPGEREKILLPLAFCRECGQEYLVVARTEQGGTVTYGPRQEQDVSGGDAANGYLYVSTEHPWPDDPVVAGRLPDSWVANGDDGDSYVLPRLEKYLPRPVWVGPDGTERPAGEGLRAAYVPSPFRFCLRCRVSYEQTRGHDFAKLATFGAEGRSSAVSIISASIVRSLRESDLDRKTRKLLTFVDNRQDASLQAGHFNDFVQVTQLRGALYRAAREADGLCHDDVAQRVAAALGLDLPDFAQNPDVKFSQREAVWRAFRQVIALRVYLDLERGWRVTMPNLEQTGLIRFDYVDLAEIAAEPECWADVHPVLRDDDPAHRAELGRIVLDEMRRALAVDVDVLTAEGFERLQKQSDQHLTGPWALPQNSPLPQVRTVFATPAGRGSPRAHVHFTGRSALGRYLRRPREFPHAGGDLTVDDAQKIISDLLRVLERYGLLTVAVDPRDGGAPGYRLKSSAIVWRAGDGATGAPDPLRKTVDPEVGARVNAFFRDLYRDVAEKLAGLFAAEHTAQVRADVRQQREEAFREGDLPVLYCSPTMELGVDISTLNAVAMRNVPPTPANYAQRSGRAGRSGQPALVTTYCSTGSAHDQYYFRRSELMVAGSVAPPRLDLTNEDLLRSHVHAIWLAETGASLGRRMTDVLDVSGEKPSLEIFPRLWDQLTDPAAQRRAVERAHAVLDGLSDLLKDSAWWYDGWIEDTVRAAPRMFDAACERWRSLYRNALADQEEQNRRVLDHATSPEARRRAQRRRLEAENQLRLLKNEDEEEIFSDFYSYRYFASEGFLPGYAFPRLPLAAYIPPQRGADGAYIQRPRFIAINEFGPGALIYHEGQRYQVQRVQLPAGDGGDVATTDASICTGCGYWHDRRAGVEVCEQCDMRLGRPTTGLMHLQTVFTVRRERISSDEEERRRAGFELQTSYRFSDHGARSGRLPAEVRAADGSVLADLIYGDTATVRVINRGRRRRRDRSDVGFWLDTVNGRWLSEKQAAELSAPEDAELDDRDSAARALRVVPYVEDRRNILVLRLATPVPEHVAVTLRYALERGTETVFQLEDSELVSEQLPDPEARGRMLFIESAEGGAGVLRRLQAEPDALARVARAALEVMHVDPETGADLGHAPGARERCERGCYDCLLSYGNQADHARIDRLAAVDLLRALTAAEVRATGGSAAPGPDLGGGAEERLARLADACRSDLEQKFLRFLDERRYRLPDEAQTLVPEAVARPDFVYRLPGGDVAVFVDGPYHDAAEVAERDLKATYRLEEQGWLVIRIRHDDEWDTLVREYPSVFGPGRGER; the protein is encoded by the coding sequence ATGGACGTCTTCGAGGTCCACGAGCGGCTGGTGTCCGACTACGCGGAGTTCACCGCCTCCCTCGTGGCGGTCCGCGACGCCCGGATCGCCGAGCATCTCGCCGACGAGTGGCGCCGGCGCACCCGCTGGCCGGACCCGTGGCTGTCGCTCAACCCGAGGTTCGCCACCGGTGGCTCGGTCGAGGAACTCGTCGCCGAGGGCCTGCTCCACCCCGAGTGCGCGCGGATCTTCCGCGTCAAGCGCGACCCCGACGATCCCGGCGCGCGGCCGATCGTGCTGCACCGCCACCAGCGCGAGGCGGTGGTCGCGGCCCGCGAGGGCGACAGCTACGTGCTCACGACCGGGACGGGATCGGGCAAGAGCCTGACCTACATCGTGCCGATCGTCGACTCGGTGCTGCGCGACCCGGAGCCGGGCCGCATCAAGGCGATCGTCGTCTACCCGATGAACGCGCTGGCGAACAGCCAGCACCACGAGCTCACCCGCTTCCTGTGCTGGGGCTTCCCAGGCGGGCGCGGCCCGGTGTCGTTCGCCCGCTACACCGGGCAGGAGAGCGAGTCCGACCGCGACCGCATCCTGAAGGAGCGGCCGGACATCCTGCTCACCAACTACGTGATGCTGGAGTACCTGCTCACCCGGCCGCACGAGCGCGAGGTCCTGCTGGCCGCCGCGCGTGGCCTGCGTTTCCTCGTGCTCGACGAGCTGCACACCTACCGCGGACGGCAGGGCGCCGACGTGGCGTTGCTGGTGCGCCGGCTGCGCGACGCCTGCGCCGCGCCGACGCTGCAGTGCGTAGGCACCTCAGCGACGATGGCGACCGCGCGTACTTTCGCCGAAACCCAGGAGACGGTGGCGGACGTGGCCACCCGGCTGTTCGGGGTGCCGGTCGCGCCGCAGCGGGTGATCGGCGAGACGCTGGTCCGGGCCACCGCGCGGCAGGACCCGGAGCCGGAGGCGCTGCGGACGGCGATCGGCGACGCCCACCGCACCGGCCGCTCCTACGCCGAGCTCGCCGCCGACCCGCTCGCCTGCTGGGTGGAGAGCACGTTCGGGCTCACGACCGAGGAGGAGAGCGGCCGGCTGGTCCGCCGCCGTCCCACCCGGGTACGGGACGCGGCCGAGGAACTCGCCGAGCGGACCGGGCTGCCGGCCGAGCGGTGCGAGCGGGCGATCCAGGACGTGCTGCGTGCCGGCTCGCGGGCCCGCCACCCGGAGAGCGGCGCTCCGCTGTTCGCGTTCCGGCTCCACCAGTTCCTCTCCAAGGGCGACACGATCTACGTGAGCCTGGAGCCGGAGGAGGCCCGGCACATCACGAGCCAGTACCAGGTGAGCGTGCCCGGCGAGCGGGAAAAGATCCTGCTGCCGCTGGCCTTCTGCCGGGAGTGCGGCCAGGAGTACCTGGTGGTGGCCCGCACCGAGCAGGGCGGCACGGTGACCTACGGGCCGCGCCAGGAGCAGGACGTGTCGGGCGGCGACGCCGCCAACGGTTACCTGTACGTCAGCACCGAGCACCCCTGGCCGGACGACCCGGTGGTGGCCGGCCGGCTGCCTGATTCCTGGGTGGCCAACGGGGACGACGGCGACAGCTACGTGCTCCCCCGGCTGGAGAAGTACCTGCCGCGCCCGGTGTGGGTGGGGCCGGACGGCACGGAGCGCCCGGCAGGCGAAGGACTGCGCGCGGCGTACGTGCCCTCGCCGTTCCGGTTCTGCCTGCGCTGCCGCGTCTCCTACGAGCAGACCCGCGGCCACGACTTCGCCAAGCTCGCCACGTTCGGTGCCGAGGGCCGCAGCTCGGCGGTGTCGATCATCAGCGCGAGCATCGTCCGCAGCCTGCGCGAGTCAGACCTCGACCGCAAGACGCGCAAGCTGCTCACGTTCGTCGACAACCGGCAGGACGCCAGCCTGCAGGCGGGCCACTTCAACGACTTCGTGCAGGTCACCCAGTTGCGCGGGGCGCTGTACCGGGCGGCGCGCGAGGCCGACGGGCTGTGCCACGACGACGTGGCCCAGCGGGTGGCCGCCGCGCTCGGCCTGGACCTCCCCGACTTCGCGCAGAACCCGGACGTGAAGTTCAGCCAGCGGGAGGCGGTGTGGCGCGCGTTCCGCCAGGTGATCGCGCTCCGCGTGTACCTGGACCTGGAGCGCGGCTGGCGGGTCACCATGCCCAACCTGGAGCAGACCGGCCTGATCCGCTTCGACTACGTCGACCTCGCCGAGATCGCCGCCGAGCCTGAGTGCTGGGCCGACGTCCACCCAGTGCTGCGCGACGACGATCCGGCGCACCGCGCCGAGCTGGGCCGCATCGTGCTGGACGAGATGCGCCGCGCCCTCGCGGTCGACGTGGACGTGCTGACGGCGGAGGGTTTCGAGCGGCTGCAGAAGCAGTCCGACCAGCACCTGACCGGCCCCTGGGCGCTGCCGCAGAACTCGCCCTTGCCGCAGGTGCGCACCGTGTTCGCCACTCCGGCCGGTCGCGGCAGCCCGCGGGCGCACGTCCACTTCACCGGCCGCTCGGCGCTCGGCCGGTACCTGCGCCGGCCCCGGGAGTTCCCGCACGCGGGCGGCGATCTCACCGTGGACGACGCGCAGAAGATCATCTCTGACCTGCTGCGCGTGCTGGAGCGGTACGGCCTGCTCACCGTCGCCGTCGACCCCCGCGACGGCGGGGCGCCCGGCTACCGGCTGAAGTCCTCGGCGATCGTCTGGCGGGCCGGCGACGGCGCCACGGGCGCCCCGGACCCGCTGCGCAAGACGGTCGACCCGGAGGTGGGCGCCAGGGTCAACGCCTTCTTCCGCGACCTGTACCGCGACGTCGCGGAGAAGCTGGCCGGGCTGTTCGCGGCCGAGCACACCGCCCAGGTCAGGGCGGACGTGCGGCAGCAGCGGGAGGAGGCCTTCCGGGAAGGCGACCTGCCGGTGCTGTACTGCTCGCCCACCATGGAGCTGGGCGTGGACATCTCCACCCTGAACGCGGTGGCGATGCGCAACGTGCCGCCCACCCCGGCCAACTACGCGCAGCGGTCCGGCCGGGCCGGGCGGAGCGGGCAGCCCGCCCTCGTCACCACCTACTGCTCCACCGGGTCGGCTCACGACCAGTACTACTTCCGGCGCTCGGAGCTGATGGTGGCCGGCAGCGTCGCCCCGCCCCGGCTCGACCTCACCAACGAGGACCTGCTGCGCTCGCACGTCCACGCGATCTGGCTGGCCGAGACCGGGGCGAGCCTGGGCCGGCGGATGACGGACGTGCTCGATGTCTCCGGGGAGAAGCCGAGCCTGGAGATCTTCCCCCGCCTGTGGGACCAGCTCACCGACCCCGCCGCCCAGCGCCGCGCGGTCGAGCGGGCGCACGCCGTGTTGGACGGGTTGTCCGACCTGTTGAAGGACAGCGCTTGGTGGTACGACGGCTGGATCGAGGACACGGTTCGGGCGGCGCCCCGGATGTTCGACGCGGCCTGTGAGCGGTGGCGCTCGCTGTACCGCAACGCCCTGGCCGACCAGGAGGAGCAGAACCGCCGGGTGCTCGACCACGCCACCTCTCCGGAGGCCCGCCGCCGGGCGCAGCGGCGCCGCCTGGAGGCGGAGAACCAGCTCCGGCTGCTGAAGAACGAGGACGAGGAGGAGATCTTCAGCGACTTCTACTCCTACCGGTACTTCGCGTCCGAGGGCTTCCTGCCCGGGTACGCCTTCCCCAGGCTGCCGCTGGCCGCCTACATCCCGCCGCAGCGCGGCGCGGACGGCGCTTACATCCAGCGGCCCCGGTTCATCGCGATCAACGAGTTCGGCCCGGGCGCGCTGATCTACCACGAGGGGCAGCGCTACCAGGTGCAGCGGGTGCAGCTCCCGGCGGGCGACGGCGGGGACGTGGCCACCACCGACGCCTCGATCTGCACCGGGTGCGGCTACTGGCACGACCGGCGGGCTGGCGTCGAGGTCTGCGAGCAGTGCGACATGCGGCTCGGGCGGCCCACGACCGGCCTGATGCACCTGCAGACCGTGTTCACCGTGCGACGGGAGCGCATCTCCTCCGACGAGGAGGAGCGCCGCCGCGCCGGCTTCGAGCTGCAGACCAGCTACCGGTTCAGCGACCACGGGGCGCGGTCCGGCCGGCTGCCGGCCGAGGTCCGGGCGGCGGACGGATCGGTGCTGGCCGACCTGATCTACGGCGACACCGCCACCGTGCGGGTGATCAACCGGGGGCGGCGGCGTCGCCGCGACCGGAGCGACGTCGGGTTCTGGCTCGACACGGTCAACGGCCGGTGGCTGTCGGAGAAGCAGGCCGCCGAGCTGAGCGCGCCCGAGGACGCTGAGCTGGACGACCGCGACAGCGCCGCCCGGGCGCTGCGGGTGGTGCCGTACGTGGAGGACCGGCGCAACATCCTGGTGCTGCGGCTGGCCACGCCGGTGCCCGAGCACGTCGCGGTGACCCTGCGGTACGCGCTGGAACGCGGCACGGAGACGGTGTTCCAGTTGGAGGACTCCGAGCTGGTCAGCGAGCAGCTTCCCGACCCCGAGGCCCGGGGCCGGATGTTGTTCATCGAGAGCGCCGAGGGCGGTGCCGGGGTGCTGCGGCGGCTGCAGGCCGAGCCGGACGCCCTGGCCCGGGTCGCCCGTGCCGCTTTGGAGGTCATGCACGTCGACCCGGAGACCGGCGCCGACCTCGGGCACGCGCCTGGGGCGCGGGAGCGCTGCGAGCGGGGCTGCTACGACTGCCTGCTCTCCTACGGCAACCAGGCCGACCACGCGCGTATCGACCGGCTCGCCGCGGTCGACCTGCTGCGCGCCCTGACCGCCGCCGAGGTCCGGGCGACTGGCGGCTCGGCGGCGCCGGGCCCGGACCTCGGCGGCGGGGCGGAGGAGCGGCTCGCCCGGCTGGCGGACGCCTGCCGCTCGGACCTGGAGCAAAAATTCCTGCGGTTCCTCGACGAGCGGCGCTACCGTCTTCCGGATGAAGCGCAGACGCTCGTGCCCGAGGCGGTCGCCCGCCCCGACTTCGTCTACCGCCTGCCCGGCGGCGATGTCGCGGTGTTC